The following are encoded in a window of Shewanella psychrotolerans genomic DNA:
- a CDS encoding tetratricopeptide repeat protein has translation MFRLFISLITVLLVTLTFDVSSAANDETVEKVTPATVDNRHTDLDILDRPLIERYILDELKALRMEQQDLERRMTVDITDRELAVADKSLNYANVTVTYFFYIIAGVASLIAFIGWQSLREIKTNTAKLAAEQLQKITEQYENKFKDLEHDLKRKSHIITKNNREIEIINEIHTLWLHAQSAQTPEQKISVYNEILSIRPGDLEAMTYKADAAMEMREFNWALSLCNRVLEVDGGNAHALYQRACAFACLGQEDRALSDLEQAIENSVSFREVAANEADFANLRDNPKFDVLISSSEV, from the coding sequence ATGTTTCGCCTGTTTATCTCCCTAATCACAGTTCTACTCGTCACTCTCACCTTCGATGTGAGTAGCGCTGCAAACGATGAAACCGTAGAAAAAGTGACGCCTGCAACCGTCGATAATCGTCATACGGATCTCGATATTCTGGATAGGCCATTAATCGAACGCTACATCTTAGACGAGCTCAAGGCGCTGAGAATGGAGCAGCAAGATTTAGAGCGCCGCATGACGGTAGATATTACCGACCGTGAACTGGCGGTGGCCGATAAATCCCTTAATTACGCCAACGTCACCGTGACTTACTTCTTCTATATCATCGCTGGTGTCGCCTCACTGATCGCCTTTATTGGCTGGCAGTCGCTGCGAGAGATTAAAACCAATACCGCTAAACTTGCCGCCGAACAGTTACAGAAAATCACTGAACAATATGAGAATAAGTTCAAGGATCTTGAGCACGACCTAAAGCGCAAGAGTCATATCATCACAAAAAACAACCGTGAAATCGAAATCATCAACGAAATCCACACCCTTTGGCTGCATGCTCAAAGTGCACAAACTCCTGAACAAAAGATCTCTGTCTACAACGAGATCTTAAGTATTCGCCCCGGCGATTTAGAAGCCATGACCTACAAAGCTGATGCCGCGATGGAGATGCGCGAATTTAACTGGGCACTCAGTCTATGCAATCGGGTACTCGAAGTCGATGGCGGCAATGCCCATGCACTCTACCAACGAGCCTGTGCCTTTGCCTGTTTAGGACAAGAAGATCGCGCGCTTTCTGACTTAGAACAAGCCATTGAAAACAGCGTCTCCTTCAGGGAGGTCGCCGCCAACGAAGCCGATTTTGCTAACCTGCGAGACAATCCTAAGTTCGATGTATTGATATCATCTAGCGAGGTCTAA
- a CDS encoding EAL domain-containing protein — MEAHDSLLASTSCSNCANNEKLPFDFTMAFQPIVNVATQKIYGYEALVRGPNNESAYSIIAQVNNENRYAFDQTCRVKAIKLAAELKLEGMLSINFLPKAIYQPERCIRTTLAAAKQYGFPTERIMFEFTEAEKIEDCGHVKRVVEYYRSLGFITAIDDFGAGYAGLGLLADFQTNIIKLDMALIRNVDQDKVRQSIVKHTLNICRDLNITILAEGIETQGEMNWLKDIGIELMQGYLFAKPGFECLPEIKFPQD, encoded by the coding sequence ATGGAAGCACATGATTCACTTTTAGCGAGCACTTCATGTAGTAATTGCGCCAACAATGAAAAGCTTCCCTTTGATTTCACTATGGCATTTCAGCCAATCGTCAATGTTGCCACTCAAAAAATATATGGTTACGAAGCCCTAGTGCGTGGCCCAAATAACGAATCGGCTTACTCAATTATCGCTCAAGTCAACAACGAGAATCGTTACGCTTTCGATCAAACCTGCCGCGTTAAAGCAATAAAGCTCGCAGCAGAGCTGAAGCTAGAAGGGATGTTAAGCATTAACTTCCTGCCAAAAGCCATCTATCAACCAGAACGCTGTATTCGTACGACGCTGGCCGCCGCAAAACAGTATGGTTTCCCGACAGAAAGGATCATGTTTGAATTTACCGAAGCGGAAAAAATTGAAGACTGTGGTCATGTAAAACGTGTGGTGGAATATTACCGCTCGCTCGGTTTCATTACCGCTATTGATGATTTTGGAGCAGGCTACGCAGGGCTAGGCCTACTGGCCGATTTTCAAACCAATATCATAAAGCTGGATATGGCGCTGATTCGAAATGTCGACCAAGATAAGGTACGCCAATCAATCGTTAAACATACACTGAATATTTGTCGCGATCTCAATATCACCATCCTGGCCGAAGGGATAGAAACTCAAGGTGAGATGAACTGGCTGAAAGATATCGGTATCGAATTAATGCAGGGGTATCTATTTGCCAAACCCGGATTCGAGTGTCTACCTGAGATCAAATTCCCTCAGGATTAA
- a CDS encoding GNAT family N-acetyltransferase: MNIRHIIPTDWPAILTIQEECYPDIVHESLAALQSKALVAPESCYVLDVDDHVLGYCLAHPWYINQPPSLEQVIDRPSDADTLYLHDIVFSHKARGLGAGEKVFNRLVNKAKQLNFDTLSLVAVQGANTYWHRLGFKSRIIDKPLDNYPEDACYMVYQLSDK, from the coding sequence ATGAACATTCGTCATATAATTCCAACGGACTGGCCAGCAATTTTAACCATTCAGGAGGAGTGTTATCCCGATATCGTTCATGAATCCTTAGCAGCGTTGCAGAGTAAAGCCTTAGTTGCACCAGAGTCTTGTTATGTACTTGATGTTGATGATCACGTGTTAGGTTACTGTTTAGCCCACCCTTGGTATATCAACCAACCACCAAGCCTAGAGCAGGTTATCGATAGACCGAGCGATGCCGATACGCTCTACCTTCATGATATCGTTTTTTCACATAAAGCTCGGGGATTAGGCGCTGGGGAGAAAGTCTTTAACCGCTTGGTCAATAAGGCAAAACAACTCAATTTTGACACCCTGTCTTTGGTCGCCGTGCAGGGGGCGAACACTTATTGGCACCGTCTTGGGTTTAAATCGCGTATAATCGACAAACCCCTCGACAACTACCCCGAAGATGCCTGCTATATGGTGTATCAGTTATCTGATAAGTAG
- the lptG gene encoding LPS export ABC transporter permease LptG — MRILDLYISRVLLSTSALCLLVLTGLSGIIKWVDQLRLVGRGTYSMVDAGVYVLFLIPRDIEMFFPMAVLLGALIGMGMLASNSELVVMQSSGLSRFQITLSAMKTAVPLMMLVMALGEWGAPVAERHAKELQAVKLSGGSLFKSSRGIWAKDGDLFVNIGEAENINSLHNVMLYQFDDNLKLINTIEAKRGIYSQDHWRLLDVRQTKISQDSVAITDLTLYRWDSTLTPDKLSVVSVKPEALSIQGLVDYLEYLKINNQDSGRYELALWRKVMQPITVAVMMLVALSFVFGPLRTVTMGGRVLLGVVAGFSFYICNEIFGPMTLVYGLPAIVGAIMPPIIFSGVAIYYIRK; from the coding sequence GTGAGAATTTTAGATCTCTATATCTCAAGAGTATTGTTAAGCACCTCCGCCTTATGTTTACTTGTGCTAACCGGGTTGTCGGGCATTATTAAATGGGTCGATCAACTGCGCTTAGTCGGCCGCGGTACCTATAGTATGGTGGATGCGGGCGTCTATGTATTGTTTCTCATTCCCCGCGATATTGAGATGTTTTTCCCTATGGCCGTGTTGCTCGGTGCACTCATTGGCATGGGGATGCTCGCCTCTAACTCTGAGTTAGTGGTGATGCAATCATCTGGGCTTTCAAGGTTTCAGATCACCCTGTCAGCAATGAAAACGGCTGTGCCTTTGATGATGTTAGTCATGGCGCTGGGCGAATGGGGCGCGCCAGTTGCAGAGCGTCATGCTAAAGAGTTGCAAGCGGTAAAACTTTCCGGTGGTAGCCTGTTTAAGTCGAGTCGTGGGATCTGGGCCAAAGATGGCGACCTGTTCGTGAATATAGGCGAAGCAGAAAATATCAATAGCTTACATAATGTGATGCTGTATCAGTTTGATGACAACCTTAAGTTGATCAATACAATTGAGGCCAAACGTGGTATCTATTCACAAGACCATTGGCGTCTTTTAGATGTGCGCCAAACTAAGATAAGCCAAGATAGCGTTGCGATTACGGATCTGACCCTGTATCGATGGGATTCGACCTTAACGCCAGATAAGCTCAGCGTCGTATCGGTAAAACCTGAGGCGCTCTCGATTCAAGGTTTGGTCGATTATCTCGAGTATTTAAAGATAAACAATCAAGATTCAGGACGCTACGAGCTGGCACTATGGCGTAAGGTGATGCAACCCATTACGGTTGCGGTAATGATGTTGGTTGCCTTGTCATTTGTGTTTGGACCGCTGCGCACTGTGACCATGGGGGGGCGTGTTCTATTAGGGGTTGTGGCAGGTTTTAGCTTTTATATCTGTAATGAGATTTTTGGGCCTATGACCTTAGTTTATGGGTTACCCGCAATCGTTGGTGCGATAATGCCCCCCATTATTTTTAGTGGCGTGGCGATCTACTATATTCGAAAATAG
- a CDS encoding DUF2960 domain-containing protein codes for MARRVGYTFKKQYKEINFVYDKFNDMYEAVAAAEGVDLTRYHAMEAQVAMTSKGSQAVKDYRLKEFERFGFTNIHFIRDEIE; via the coding sequence ATGGCCCGTAGAGTCGGTTACACCTTCAAGAAGCAATATAAAGAGATCAACTTTGTTTACGATAAGTTCAACGACATGTATGAGGCGGTTGCTGCTGCTGAGGGTGTCGATCTCACCCGTTATCACGCAATGGAAGCCCAAGTCGCGATGACCTCTAAAGGCTCACAAGCCGTGAAAGATTATCGCCTTAAGGAGTTTGAACGCTTCGGTTTTACCAACATCCATTTTATTCGTGATGAAATTGAATAA
- the lptF gene encoding LPS export ABC transporter permease LptF, whose translation MIVFRYLIREVLKAQMAVLLVLLAIFISQHFVRVLADASEGEFPASLVMTLLGLNLPYLAVLVVPLSLFLGILVAHGRMYAESEMVVFHGVGISEWYITRVTLLLAFANMLFTGFLSIYVTPWAEETQNRVLENAQSEAGLAALTQGRFQTSPNGRAVLFVERIGRDNRLDKVFVAQLPDPEDGSGEANIVVAQGGSIVEDETGAQRLKLNDGTQYQSKPKQLDYQVADFVGYEMQIKEQEVDQRRRKLSALPIAQLRDTEGPGAVAEFHWRLAIPLSIPFMTLIAVPMARVNVRQGKFAKMFPAILLYLGYFGLMIAGRKALEDEVVPAYLGMWWIHASALFMGILLLGKERPVGVKLSGLLKRKKVAA comes from the coding sequence GTGATTGTATTTAGATACTTGATTCGAGAAGTTTTAAAAGCCCAAATGGCGGTACTTTTAGTACTGTTAGCTATTTTTATTAGCCAACATTTTGTTCGGGTGCTTGCTGATGCGTCCGAAGGCGAGTTTCCCGCCTCGCTCGTGATGACCCTATTGGGGCTAAATCTACCTTATCTTGCTGTGCTAGTGGTACCTTTGAGTCTCTTTTTAGGGATTTTGGTGGCCCATGGCCGCATGTATGCCGAGAGCGAGATGGTGGTGTTTCATGGGGTAGGTATTAGTGAATGGTATATTACCCGTGTCACCTTGCTATTGGCGTTTGCCAACATGTTGTTTACTGGCTTTTTATCTATTTACGTCACTCCTTGGGCTGAAGAGACCCAAAACCGCGTATTAGAAAATGCACAGTCGGAGGCTGGACTCGCAGCGTTAACTCAAGGCCGCTTTCAAACAAGTCCCAATGGTCGGGCGGTATTGTTTGTTGAGCGTATCGGTCGCGATAATCGTTTAGATAAAGTATTTGTTGCTCAATTACCCGATCCTGAAGATGGCAGTGGCGAGGCTAACATTGTTGTGGCTCAAGGCGGCAGCATCGTTGAAGATGAGACAGGAGCACAGCGTTTAAAGCTTAATGATGGCACTCAGTATCAAAGCAAGCCTAAGCAGCTCGATTATCAAGTGGCTGACTTTGTGGGTTACGAGATGCAGATTAAGGAGCAAGAGGTTGATCAGCGAAGACGTAAGTTGTCTGCATTGCCTATCGCTCAGCTTCGCGATACCGAAGGTCCTGGTGCCGTCGCCGAATTTCATTGGCGTTTAGCTATTCCACTGTCGATTCCCTTTATGACTCTGATTGCCGTGCCTATGGCGAGGGTGAATGTGCGTCAGGGTAAGTTTGCTAAGATGTTCCCCGCCATTTTGCTCTATTTAGGCTATTTCGGTCTGATGATTGCGGGGCGTAAGGCGCTCGAAGATGAGGTGGTACCAGCATATTTGGGGATGTGGTGGATTCATGCATCGGCACTCTTTATGGGGATATTGCTATTGGGTAAAGAAAGACCTGTTGGAGTTAAACTTTCTGGGCTGCTTAAACGTAAGAAGGTGGCTGCGTGA
- a CDS encoding flotillin family protein, whose product MGEIQGIGSTLNGSFVFIVAGAVLIGLLVIGLIFAKLYRRASKEMAFVRTGFGGEKIIKDGGAIVLPVLHETIAVNMNTLRIEVEKMQKDALITKDRMRVDVRADFYLRVAPSSEGISMAAQTLGTRTTRVEEVKKLMESKFVDVLRAVAAEMTMTEMHEQRADFVQRVQNNVANDLEKNGLELESVSLTGFDQTDLQFFNENNAFDAEGRARLAKIIEEKRKETNDIEQDNRIKIEQRNLEAEKESLEIEKAEQEARLAQQQVLDFKRAEQKAEILKQQEQKTREEREAEIARERAVETAQIEKTKDIETREIEKRKSIEQSRIQQQRDIEVAEQEKQIAVATKSEEESAARAKAAEAEKLKVEKEEAVITARQVAEANRRKEIEVIDARKEAEREAVAVTVEAEAEKRAAEDRASAILTESRASADAKILQAQANEKVYEVDAKGKQALHEAENVLSIEQIELQKALAMLKALPQIIEQSVKPLENIEGIKILQGYGAGGNTLATGQGEGHASQGGMAEQVTSAALNYRANAPLVDAMLRELGLVDADKGSLNSLLSGNHQLINEVFPAGESTYHTDAVKGAGLNGAGSKSSGLNGAAATDAEPRQ is encoded by the coding sequence ATGGGTGAAATTCAGGGGATCGGCTCGACGCTTAACGGCAGTTTTGTGTTTATTGTCGCAGGTGCGGTATTAATTGGTTTATTGGTGATCGGATTGATATTCGCAAAGCTCTACCGACGTGCGTCGAAAGAGATGGCGTTTGTGCGAACCGGCTTTGGTGGTGAAAAAATCATCAAGGACGGTGGTGCTATCGTACTCCCAGTGCTTCATGAGACCATTGCCGTCAACATGAATACGCTGCGCATCGAAGTGGAGAAGATGCAAAAAGATGCGCTGATCACTAAAGACAGAATGCGCGTCGATGTGCGCGCCGATTTTTATCTGCGAGTTGCTCCAAGTTCCGAAGGCATCTCGATGGCAGCCCAGACATTAGGCACGCGAACAACCCGCGTCGAAGAGGTCAAAAAGCTGATGGAGTCTAAGTTTGTCGACGTACTGCGTGCGGTCGCAGCAGAGATGACCATGACAGAGATGCATGAGCAGCGGGCGGATTTTGTGCAGCGTGTACAAAACAATGTGGCCAACGATCTTGAAAAGAATGGTTTAGAACTTGAGTCTGTCTCGTTAACCGGCTTTGACCAAACAGACCTACAGTTTTTCAATGAAAACAACGCATTCGATGCCGAAGGTCGCGCGCGTCTGGCTAAGATTATTGAAGAGAAGCGCAAAGAAACTAACGATATCGAACAAGATAATCGCATCAAGATCGAACAGCGTAACCTCGAAGCGGAAAAAGAGTCGCTAGAGATTGAAAAGGCGGAACAAGAAGCCCGCTTGGCTCAACAACAGGTGCTCGACTTTAAGCGCGCCGAGCAAAAAGCTGAGATCTTAAAGCAGCAAGAACAGAAGACCCGTGAAGAGCGTGAAGCGGAGATCGCCAGAGAGCGCGCCGTTGAAACGGCACAGATTGAAAAGACCAAAGATATCGAAACCCGTGAGATTGAGAAGCGTAAGTCGATTGAGCAATCACGCATTCAGCAGCAGCGCGATATTGAAGTTGCCGAGCAGGAGAAACAGATTGCCGTTGCGACTAAATCAGAAGAGGAGTCTGCGGCGCGTGCTAAGGCGGCCGAGGCTGAAAAGTTAAAGGTTGAGAAAGAGGAAGCGGTCATTACCGCTCGTCAAGTGGCTGAGGCTAATCGCCGTAAAGAGATTGAAGTCATCGATGCGCGTAAAGAGGCAGAGCGTGAAGCGGTTGCGGTAACCGTCGAAGCGGAAGCCGAGAAACGCGCCGCAGAAGATAGAGCGAGTGCGATTCTGACGGAATCCAGAGCCAGTGCAGATGCTAAGATATTGCAGGCACAGGCGAATGAGAAAGTGTACGAAGTCGATGCTAAAGGTAAGCAGGCCTTACATGAAGCTGAAAACGTGCTGAGTATAGAACAGATCGAGTTGCAGAAGGCACTCGCTATGCTCAAGGCCTTACCACAGATCATTGAGCAATCGGTTAAGCCGTTAGAGAACATTGAGGGGATTAAGATCCTTCAAGGTTATGGCGCTGGTGGAAATACCCTAGCGACAGGTCAGGGTGAAGGACATGCAAGTCAAGGCGGTATGGCCGAGCAGGTCACTAGCGCGGCGCTTAATTATCGCGCTAATGCGCCCTTGGTCGATGCTATGTTAAGAGAGCTAGGTTTGGTGGATGCCGATAAAGGGAGCCTGAACTCTCTACTCAGTGGCAATCATCAGTTAATCAATGAGGTTTTCCCTGCGGGTGAATCCACTTACCATACTGATGCTGTCAAGGGGGCTGGCTTAAACGGTGCAGGTTCAAAAAGTAGCGGGTTAAATGGTGCCGCAGCTACTGATGCTGAGCCGCGCCAATAG
- the pepA gene encoding leucyl aminopeptidase: MEFSVKSGSPEKQRSACIVVGVYEPRRLSGIAEQLDKISEGYISNLLRRGDLEGKPGQMLLLHHVPNVLSERVLLVGCGKERELDERQYKQIITKTINTLNETGSMEAVCFLTELHVKGRDTYWKVREAVETTQNSLYSFDALKTRKGETRRPLRKLVFNVPTRRELTVGERAIEHGMAVSSGMHLCRDVANMPPNICNPAFLSSQARQIAENFDNLTVTTVGEEQMAKLGMNSYLAVGRGSDNESIMTVMEYKGAVDSTEKPIVLVGKGLTFDSGGISLKPGEAMDEMKYDMGGAAGVIGAMKALCELNLPINVVGILAGCENMPSSNAYRPGDILTTMSGQTVEVLNTDAEGRLVLCDVLTYVERFDPELVVDTATLTGACVIALGKHASGLFSSHNPLAHELLNAGEQSGDRAWRMPIWDEYQEHLESPFADMTNLGGRPAGAITAACFLSRFAKKYNWAHLDVAGTAWNSGANKGSTGRPVPLLTQFLINRAGVEQGE, translated from the coding sequence ATGGAGTTTAGCGTTAAGAGCGGCAGCCCGGAAAAGCAACGTTCGGCCTGTATTGTCGTTGGTGTCTATGAACCTAGACGCCTCTCTGGTATTGCTGAGCAACTGGATAAAATCAGTGAAGGCTACATTAGCAACCTACTTCGCCGCGGCGATTTAGAAGGTAAACCGGGTCAGATGCTGCTGTTGCATCATGTGCCTAACGTGTTAAGTGAACGCGTCCTTCTTGTGGGTTGTGGCAAAGAACGAGAACTAGACGAACGCCAGTACAAGCAGATCATCACTAAAACCATCAACACCTTGAACGAAACAGGTTCAATGGAAGCGGTTTGCTTCCTGACCGAACTGCACGTTAAAGGCCGTGATACGTACTGGAAAGTACGTGAAGCGGTTGAAACCACACAAAACAGCCTATACAGCTTCGATGCCTTAAAAACCCGTAAAGGTGAAACTCGTCGCCCGCTGCGTAAGCTCGTGTTTAATGTGCCAACCCGTCGTGAACTCACCGTTGGCGAACGAGCAATCGAACACGGCATGGCCGTCTCATCGGGGATGCACCTCTGTCGTGACGTAGCAAACATGCCACCTAACATCTGCAACCCAGCCTTTTTGTCTTCACAGGCTCGCCAAATTGCAGAGAACTTTGACAACCTAACGGTAACAACGGTAGGTGAAGAACAGATGGCTAAACTGGGTATGAACTCATACCTAGCAGTGGGTCGTGGTAGTGATAACGAATCCATTATGACCGTAATGGAATACAAAGGCGCAGTCGATAGCACTGAAAAACCGATTGTATTAGTCGGTAAAGGCCTTACCTTCGACTCAGGCGGTATTTCTCTTAAGCCAGGTGAAGCCATGGATGAGATGAAGTACGACATGGGCGGCGCGGCAGGTGTTATTGGTGCCATGAAGGCCCTTTGCGAACTCAACCTCCCCATCAATGTGGTAGGTATTTTGGCTGGCTGTGAAAACATGCCATCAAGCAACGCTTATCGCCCAGGCGATATCTTAACCACAATGTCAGGTCAAACAGTTGAAGTATTAAATACCGATGCTGAAGGTCGTCTGGTACTGTGTGATGTTCTGACCTATGTTGAGCGTTTCGACCCAGAACTTGTGGTGGATACAGCAACCCTAACCGGCGCCTGTGTGATCGCATTAGGTAAACATGCATCGGGTCTATTCTCATCACATAACCCACTCGCCCATGAGCTGCTCAATGCAGGCGAGCAAAGTGGTGACCGCGCATGGCGTATGCCAATTTGGGATGAGTATCAAGAACACCTCGAAAGCCCATTTGCCGACATGACCAACTTAGGTGGTCGTCCAGCTGGCGCAATCACAGCGGCCTGCTTCCTGTCGCGTTTTGCCAAGAAGTATAACTGGGCGCATCTGGACGTTGCCGGCACAGCCTGGAATAGCGGTGCAAACAAGGGGTCTACTGGTCGTCCTGTACCATTATTGACCCAGTTCTTGATCAATCGCGCAGGCGTTGAACAAGGCGAATAG
- a CDS encoding RDD family protein, whose amino-acid sequence MSNSEHANFPRAGFFRRLGAIIYDLLLAVAVYMIAGAIGFGIFTALSSSGLLSMNGFEHVSDLLNGTPLYKGIYQLWITLCVGLFYILFWSYGGQTLGMRAWRLKIQHPNGQSLSMITAAARLIWSLLGIGNLWILINGDKLALQDMMTRSEVVVLSKEANQMRNWHGV is encoded by the coding sequence ATGTCCAATAGTGAACACGCTAACTTTCCGCGGGCAGGATTTTTTCGCCGCCTAGGCGCCATTATTTATGATCTTTTACTGGCTGTTGCGGTATATATGATTGCTGGCGCCATAGGGTTTGGCATCTTTACCGCTTTAAGTTCATCAGGGCTCTTGTCGATGAACGGTTTCGAACATGTTTCAGATTTACTCAATGGCACACCGCTTTACAAAGGCATTTACCAGCTATGGATCACCTTATGTGTCGGTCTATTCTATATCCTGTTTTGGAGTTACGGTGGTCAGACACTCGGCATGCGCGCTTGGCGTCTGAAGATCCAACATCCTAACGGTCAGAGCCTAAGTATGATCACCGCAGCTGCTCGGCTAATCTGGTCTTTGTTGGGGATTGGCAATTTGTGGATCTTAATTAACGGCGATAAACTCGCATTGCAAGACATGATGACCCGCTCTGAAGTGGTGGTGCTATCGAAAGAAGCCAATCAAATGCGTAACTGGCATGGCGTGTAA
- a CDS encoding carboxypeptidase M32: MTSSSQHYNNLCQQFKTIYHFEHLQALGDWDQATMMPAGGSQARGEAMAQLALHIHTLKTSADLGEQLARAAYEPLSDDQRANLREMNYQHLQATALPGKLVQAKTELTYACEHGWREQRKNNDWQGFKPNLEAVIALVREEANILGEVQNIAPYDALINKFEPGTNTAQIDKVFGDLKTWLPDLISQVQAQQQAWPKLKLPSAAVDAQRILNTEVITQLGFDFSLGRLDTSSHPFSGGVPGDVRITTRYDEQDFLTALFSTIHETGHARYEQGLPIKWRGQPAGHARSMAIHESQSLFFEMQLARGEGLLKQLTQSINLHLNTQFNDSQLQQLVTRVSPGLIRVDADEVTYPCHIMLRYEVEKGLIDGSLTVADLPEFWDLSMQSLLGLSTQGDYRNGCMQDIHWPVGELGYFPSYSLGAMYAAQFRASMESQIGNLDSLISSGKIATVMQWLNDNIWSQGSLLTTDELVTTVTGETLNPAHFKRHLLNRYL; this comes from the coding sequence ATGACATCATCATCACAACACTACAATAACTTGTGTCAGCAGTTTAAAACCATTTACCACTTTGAGCATTTGCAGGCTCTAGGAGATTGGGATCAGGCGACCATGATGCCTGCTGGCGGCAGTCAGGCTCGCGGCGAGGCCATGGCACAACTGGCACTGCATATTCATACTCTTAAGACCTCTGCCGATTTAGGCGAACAGCTGGCACGTGCCGCCTATGAACCATTGTCAGATGATCAGCGCGCTAACTTACGCGAAATGAACTACCAACACCTTCAAGCGACGGCGCTTCCGGGTAAACTGGTTCAGGCGAAAACCGAGCTCACTTACGCCTGTGAACATGGGTGGCGGGAGCAGCGAAAAAATAATGATTGGCAGGGATTTAAGCCCAATTTAGAAGCGGTTATCGCCTTGGTTCGAGAAGAGGCGAACATCCTAGGTGAAGTGCAAAATATCGCCCCCTATGATGCCTTGATTAATAAATTTGAGCCAGGTACCAACACAGCACAAATTGATAAGGTATTTGGCGATCTGAAAACCTGGTTGCCAGATCTTATCAGCCAAGTACAAGCGCAGCAGCAAGCGTGGCCGAAGCTCAAACTTCCCAGCGCCGCAGTCGATGCGCAGCGGATCTTGAATACCGAGGTGATAACCCAATTGGGGTTTGATTTTAGCCTAGGAAGACTCGACACCAGCAGCCATCCATTTTCAGGCGGTGTTCCTGGCGATGTGCGCATCACCACTCGCTATGATGAACAAGATTTTCTTACCGCGCTGTTTAGCACTATTCATGAAACGGGTCATGCTAGGTATGAGCAAGGATTACCAATCAAATGGCGTGGACAACCTGCTGGGCACGCCCGCTCGATGGCGATTCACGAAAGCCAGAGCCTGTTTTTTGAGATGCAACTGGCCCGCGGTGAAGGCTTACTCAAACAGCTCACTCAAAGTATTAACCTGCATCTCAATACCCAATTCAACGATAGCCAGCTACAACAACTGGTTACCCGAGTCTCACCTGGGCTTATCCGTGTCGATGCCGATGAAGTGACTTACCCTTGCCATATTATGCTGCGTTATGAAGTGGAAAAAGGCCTTATCGATGGTAGCCTGACCGTGGCCGATCTGCCTGAGTTTTGGGATCTGTCCATGCAATCGCTATTAGGATTATCGACTCAAGGAGATTATCGCAACGGCTGTATGCAAGATATTCACTGGCCTGTGGGTGAGCTTGGTTACTTCCCTAGCTACAGTTTAGGCGCCATGTATGCCGCCCAGTTCAGAGCCAGTATGGAGAGCCAAATAGGCAATCTAGACTCACTGATAAGCAGTGGCAAGATTGCTACAGTCATGCAATGGTTAAACGACAATATTTGGTCTCAAGGTTCACTGCTCACCACTGATGAACTAGTCACTACCGTGACAGGGGAAACCTTAAATCCGGCTCACTTTAAGCGGCATCTGCTTAATCGATACCTTTAG
- a CDS encoding YqiJ family protein yields the protein MERDEVDFLLLSDNLPFSLAIAFVVLLGIVEGISMVLGVSLFGLLDDLSPIDLDADVDTGVTGITGVVGWLCLDRLPLLIWLVLMLTSFAIAGFSINYIALIVYSSLPVIISLPIALLFTALSCRFLGAKLASLLPKNESSAISVDELSGLVGVITVGCARRGFPSEAAVRDGFNQKHYVLVEPEFEAFEFPKGTQVVLLQRVGKVWSAAKIND from the coding sequence ATGGAGAGAGATGAGGTGGATTTTTTACTTCTGTCAGATAACTTACCTTTTAGTTTAGCTATCGCCTTTGTCGTGCTGTTAGGCATAGTTGAAGGTATTTCTATGGTATTGGGCGTAAGCTTATTTGGCTTACTCGACGACCTATCACCTATCGATCTTGATGCCGATGTCGATACAGGGGTAACGGGGATCACCGGTGTTGTGGGCTGGTTATGCCTAGATCGCTTACCCTTACTCATCTGGCTGGTCTTGATGCTCACCAGCTTTGCTATTGCCGGCTTCTCTATCAATTATATTGCCTTGATAGTCTATTCATCCCTACCTGTGATCATTAGCCTGCCTATAGCGCTATTATTTACCGCATTATCCTGCCGATTTTTAGGCGCTAAGTTAGCCTCGCTATTACCTAAAAACGAATCTTCGGCCATTTCTGTCGATGAGTTGTCTGGATTGGTGGGGGTGATCACCGTGGGTTGCGCCCGGCGCGGATTTCCAAGTGAAGCTGCGGTGCGCGATGGCTTTAATCAAAAGCATTATGTGTTAGTCGAACCTGAGTTTGAAGCGTTCGAGTTTCCTAAAGGCACACAAGTCGTGTTGCTTCAGCGCGTAGGAAAGGTATGGTCAGCGGCAAAGATTAACGATTGA